ttagtttttatgttagTGGGAAAATGAATCTTAAAATAGAAGAGTgtattaaatgaaatttatgtccattaaaaaattgataaactttatgtaaaattaataaatttcaataaatctAATAATTATTAGATTGTTTCCATACAAAATGGAGCTTTGCTTGTCATATAGAAGGTTAGGTACCTTGATGACACAAGTGGAAAAGTTTTTATACAATGATTTAATATCAAATATAGAAAAGGTTAGTGctgttatgattttttttttcttatttaatatcAACCCGGATAGAGGATTCACTATCCGGGTCTCTCCCTGAACCTGCATTGCCCAGCTCTACGTGCAAGAATAGCAGCAACAAGTTTTCTGGGAATTTCCCGGAATTTTTTAATGGCTTTCAAGGGATCAAGGAGCTCGATCTATACAATAACATGTTTTCGGGTTCTATTCCTCAGAGTTTAACTTCGTTAAACCTTGAAAAATTGAATCTTTCGCACAATAATTTTAGTGGGATGTTGCCTATTTTTTATGAACCAAAATTTGGTCCGGAGGTTTTTGAAGGGAACGATCCTAGTCTTTTTGGGTTGCCATTAAGAAGTTGCAGCGACAGTTCAAGACTGATCTCAGGTGCAATTGCTGGCTTTGTGATTGGATTAATGACTGGAGTCGTAGTTTTGGCCTCAGTGTTGATTGGCTATatgcaaaacaaaaagagaaaagataaggaggACAGTGAAGATGATAtagaggaaggagaagatgaTGAAAATGGTGGCACTGGCCGCGGCGAAGGAAAGCTAATTTTGTTTGAAGGCGGCGAGCATTTGACATTAGAGGATGTTCTGAATGCGACAGGACAAGTAACCGAGAAAACTAGTTATGGGAGTGTTTACAAAGCAAAGCTTGCTGATGGAGGTACAATTGCTTTAAGGTTGTTGAAAGAAGGTAGTTGCAAGGATAGAAGTTCGTGCTTACAAGTGATAAAAGAACTGGAAAAAAGTCGACATGAGAACCTGATTCCTTTGAGAGCTTTCTACCGGGGAATAAAAGGGGAGAAGCTGCTCATATATGACCATCTTCCTAACAGAAACCTTCATGATCTTTTACATGGTATGCTCATTTTTGCCTTAGCTATTCGTCTCTTTTACATGGACTCTTCTCAAATAACGTTCTTGTTGGGTTTAAAAGAGATTTGGTTTATAGATGGTTAATCATCTTTGGATTTAAAGATCGAAAAGTGTTTAaaggttaaaaatataataaaaaaactaaagaaGAGAGTAGAAAAGATGGGTAGAGATGAACATAATAGctgcatattattattattgaattgTAAAAAATTAACTACCCAATACCATTTAATGAAAATGGTTACGGccataaaattttaacaatttatcATATGATTTTTTGGAAATAAAGATaactttcaaattttaaaaatatttgaattcaaaCTTGCAGCtgcatattattattttcaactaTTCTCTTATCATCTGGTTAATTGCAGAAGCTGGAAAACCAGTGTTGAACTGGGCTAAGCGGCGCAAGATTGCATTGGCTATAGCCAGGGGACTAGCACATCTTCATGCAGGCTTTGAGACACCCATTACCCATGGAAATGTGAGATCCAAAAATGTGGTTGTGGATGAATTATTTGTTGACAGGCTTACTGAATTTGTGCTTGACAAGCTAATGGTTCCAGCCGTGGCTGATGAGATAGTGGCACTGGCAAAAAACAGATGGTTACAAAGCACCAGAGCTTCAGAGGATGAAGAAATGCAATTCCAGTACAGATGTTTTTGCATTCGGAATACTTTTACTGGAGATTTTGATAGGCAAAAAACCTGGGAAGAATGGGAGAAACTGTGATTTTGTGGACTTCCCTTCAATGGTAAAAGTGGCAGTTTTGGAGGAAACAACAATGCAGATTTTTGATGTGGAGATTTTGAAGGGGATAAAGAATCCAATGGAAGAAGGATTGATTCCGGCACTGAAACTGGCAATGGGGTGCTGTGCTCCAGTGGCTTCAGTTAGACCCACCATGGATGAAGTTGTGAAGCAATTGGAAGAGAACAGACCGAGAAACAGGTCTGCTTTGTACAGTCCTGCCGAAACAAGAAGCGAAAACGGAACCGTTTCTAATGAAATATAATCATATTCCCTTCCTTTTTTCTATTTCCAGGTAAAATTATGATGACATATGTAATTGGAATCAGGAGTAAATTGATCTCTCAGGCTCATTTTAAAGATAAACTAATTTATGTTGATATTCAAAAATTCCTTTAGAAGAGGATCAATaatctctctttcttttatgaTATGAAGCAGTTGAACATGTTATAAACTAAGAAAAACAAAGACGTTGATGAATGCAAATATATGTAAGTGGGTTAATGGGCTGAAATGATGAGCCCTTTCTCCACCTTTATTATCCCAATCCAATCTCTAAAACGTGATCCAAATGATCAAGGCATTCTTTCGGGGAAGGTCTTTTCTGGTTGTACTTCGTATTTTAAAAGAGTGCTTTGTACTTTATGCAATATCAGATCTCTATCTTAGGGCTCCCATCCCGAAAAttagaataatatattaatgGCCTAAATCCTAACGTTGCctcatttcaattttaattctaAACTTGCAATTTTGACACTGcatattaaaaattcaacatttaagaaattttattcaaaaaaaatttaagaaaaatataattgtatCCAAATGGCGGCCCATCTggtgatttttattattttttaataaatttcaaatgATACATTGATTTGTTTTGATTCcgtcattaaaataaaataaaaagattagaaTAATCAAATCCGATCAAACTACATCTCATTTAGCCTTcgctttcaaaattttttatcttaCGAGAACACTTCTCTCAATCCCCACTCGTATTTCACTATTCAGTCGATCATCACCGATTGCATCTCTCTGTGTCATgatacatcatcatcatcatttcaACATTATCTTCTCTATCGCTTTCTCTCTACACAATCGGTTCCATTACCGTTGTCAAAATCGTCATTTATGAAACTTATTGATAGTGCATCTGCATGTCTCGATCTCACCTCATCATTACCTTAGGAGATCAAGATCTTGAACTTATCTACATTGAATTGTTCTCCTCGTTGGTGCTTCATCTCATTTTCTACTGCatgtttattatttaatttgagaTTTGCTATTGTGTTTGCGATTTGCATCGGATATATGTGTTTTAGTTATGTCCAAGATTTGAGATTTCTTTTctagatttttattatttgaattagTTTATTTAAAGATTGAGAAGAAGTTTATTATtgattgattattattttttgaatactATGATTTGTTGAAAATTAGAAGTAAATTATTATGTTGAGAGTGATACGAGAGAGAAGTAGTAAAGAATTCGcgatcaaaatcaaatcaaatcaatttttttattttgatcagtttaattttttatataattcaatttttgaatattttaattgaatcgattgcatatttttattagTCTATTCtatagatttaattttattgctgaattatttaatattgataATGTGTCGCATGAAAATcattagaaataataaaaataaataccaCGTAGGCTATCTGGAATAttgcttattattttttcaattgaataaaaaattttaaaatattaaatctcTAAAATGcggtgataaaattaaaaatttagaattaaaatttaaaaacatgcaAAGTGTTATTAGGTCTATATTAATATATGGATCTTATAATATTTtagataagattttttttaattttaaataatgtgtaactttaaattaaatggGTGAATACAAGAATTCTTCTATCTATTTGGTCTTGTAAACCTGAAATAATGTATGGAAAGAATGATTTTGAAGTACAGAAAGTACTGAGACAGACAGTCCAGGTGGCCTATGGAAATAGCAATCTTCTACAATTCTTTTACCACTTCAACTAGCTGGTGGTGAGTAAAGAACTGGAACCGCATCTGCCTTTATATCAATTTGGACCCTGCACATGGCTGCTTGCACACATGCTATTAAATTCAGAGCAAAATATTCCTTGCTTCTCCGGGAACTCTCTCCTTCAacttattttcatatttatcatGTAACGTGAGATTAGAAGTCTTATGCACTAAGACACCCTTTGGAGTTCTATGCTTAGAAATAGAAGAATAAAAATTGCAAATCAGCCAACTTGCTAATCATCTTATTCAATCTGGTGGCTATactcaataattttatttttatttttacgttATGAgggataaagaagaagaagtgtGTTATGCCATTTCCTAATCCACAAGGAATTCTGAGGTGATACTTCTCCTAAGGCTCGGAGAGAATCATACCTTGTTGTTGTGCAACTCACAGGTTGGCAAGCAAAATGCCACTGTTTTGTAGGTGAAGAATGTATCACATGCCTTTGGTGTCCCCACCTCACATGCAAAGCAATGAGGAATTGTCACCAACCAAAACGTCAATTATGCATGCTCTGGGAAGTTTACTTCAATTTGTACGGTGGAAGTGAAAAAGGTAAAAATGGGAAGGACAAACCCATAATTAATTAAGAGGCAAAATGATTAAAGCTAAGAACTTTGGAGCTAAACATTTATCTTTTTGATATGAAATTTTTGCATTACTCAGAATTGAGAATTCGTAAATTATAGTACAGAGGAGCAAATGGACAAATAGGCTCTATGAGGAACAGAGCGTTGAACAAAATGATGAAGATGGTGAGCAACACTGCGGCATCTAAAGCAGGCCGAGGTCGGTCAATGGTGTGGCGACAAGTGGATTTCTTTCGTGTCTGGGTGTGACGTCAATATGGCACCTGTAATGTAATGTACACTTGCCAAATATTTGGTTGAGTGGGACAAATACAGAGAAAAAGGAGGAAGATGAAACAGAAAATGGGTGCAAACTTGCTGGATAAGGGaagcgatttttttttttttccctttatcTGATGTTGGGAACTTGAGAGTGAGAATTAACATTGGTGACCCCTGCGACAGAAAAGAGCACCAGCACTTGAAGTAATGGCGCCAACCATGGAAGAGGACTTGGCCCCTAAGCTTGAGGCCCTGGCATAGCTAGCTGAAGCTCCGGCCCCTGATGGAGTGAAATAGGCTCCATTAAGCATGAGATCTCCCTCAGACCTCCAATTCCAGTGCTTCCACACACCATTTGCTGTCTCCACCCTCTTTGTCACCTGACAAGGCGAAAGAATTTTTCATTCTGGTTATAATTTTGCTGCCATATCATCCTCATTCTCGTAGGTATATTTCTATAGgatttcaatttgattacctCTTTAGCAAAACCATTGTTAGGGGCAAGATATCTGTTTCCTTGGCTATTAATGGTAGGTTCGGCACTTCCACCAATGGCATACATTTCCCAATGTGTGTAGTCATTGTTCACTACATGGAAATACCCATGCCTACACCTGCATGGTTAAGTCATTGGCATAGTCAGACTTAAATTATTTCTATAATAATTCATAAGGAAAAAGCAAACAAGGGTTCTGGTGTCCATTTTATCTTTACCTTGGCATTCTCTGGATAAGCCCCTCGCCAAAATGGTTGTAGGCAATTGTTACTTGCATCTGCTTATCTCTTGTGTAGGAGTCGCTGTGACCCAATAACATAACCTGTGCATTGCTTAAGAAGCAACCTTTAGTACTTGTACATTCCGTAAATGGCAAAtagcacaaataaatcacactaATTAAGAAAAGGAAAATGGAGTTGACCTCATTGTGGTGAGTGAAATAGTTATTCGAAATAGTAATGGCAGTTGACCCCATTATAGCATCAATAAGGCCATCTGCGCAATTCGATAGAGAATTATGATCAATCCAAATGTGACTAGACCCAAAAATGGAAATCCCATCTCCATCAGCCATCGTCCTCCATCCGTAATGAGTAGGCGAGCTACGAACCATGGCATTGCCGGTAGGCTTACAATCATGGATATGGAGACCGTGAATAATGACATTAGTGATAAATTGGATAGTAATGCAAGCTCCATTGGCAATGTGGACATTAACTCCACGAGCATCAATAGTCTTGAAACTGTTCATAATAAGTTCCTGCTTAAGAGTGATCACCATGTCTCTCTTGAACACAATCCACAAAGGTCTGTCTTGAATAACAGCATGGCGGAGAGTGCCAGGTTTTGGATTAACTGGGTCATCATCGCGAGGATCAGTCACGACATAGTATCTGCCGTCACGACCACCAATGGCATTGCGTCCAAAACCAATCCCACAGTCAGCAAGACGCTTCCTGTTTCGCTGCCAATTGGGGTCGCATCTCCAACAATCATCAATTGGGTTGCCCGTTACACAAGAGAAGAACCCTAAATTCCTTCTTGCTGTGCTGTTGTGTATGCTCCTGGTAAAATCATAAATCCAAGAAAATGTGATATTGTTATTACAATTAATGTGATAAAATTAATCATTTGCCAATTAAAGCGCATGATGTCCCATATCAAGATATACGGGCCATGTGACAGTGTGGAAGATGCACACGGGTACAAGTATACGTTCCATACGGAAAATTTATATATCATTTTCTCCTACATTTCACTGTTCAATGAATAAATGCAAGGGTTAGCTAGTACTTTGCATGCCAGTGAACagtaaaaataaaaggagaaagttgcttttttttttgggggggggggggggcggGGAAGGGGGTGAGGTTCAATAAATGAGTTCACGACGGTGGGCATATATAGATTAAGTCGATTTTTCTCAATTGAGGTGTGCTAGATTAGAAAGCTTTCTGATTAATCTTATCGTATGAATCCAGATCTGGTATCTGTGGTTTGTAGCCTTGACAGGCTGGAGAAGGGAAGCAGAATTAAGTTGTCTACCCCACATAGTTGGGACAAAAAATACAATTGGAATCACCACTTTTTCAATTGAATTAGAAAACAAATAGGGAACTTAAAAGAGTAATTATGTCTAATCGATGGTAAAATTTAATACCAAAGGACAAGTGACCCAACAGACAAAATCATAATTTGATTAAAGTTGGTTGAGGTGTAATTAGAATCCAATATGAAAGATTAACACGATCCAAAATGGATTGCATATCCTAATTATACAATTCGGTAAACAAGGAATTAAAAAGAGCATGCATGGCATATTCTCTGATatgttcaaataaaaatatgatgCAACATGGGAAGTAGTGAGCTTCAATGTCCAGTAAGATTATGGCTTTAGAAAAGCAAGTATAAAgagcattattttattttggaaGAAAGAGATGAGAAGTCATACACACGTCGGTAGGATGGGATGGCAAGTGAAACTAATGTACTTAGCGAATTAGATTTGGAGAGGGGATAGAAAAAAGACAAGAAATAAATTAAGGGCGTGATGCGCGGATCTCACGACATGGGCATGTGAATAGGCTGGCGGTAGAATTAAAAGGCAGAGAGACCACAACAGTAGAGAACATGGTTGAACATGGTGGaagaattattaattaaagaCTTGGTTAATAGGATCTTTGCTTACCATATGTTCGAGATGCATGTAACTACACCCAACTACGGTACACGTATGTTAACCATGGTCGTCAAACCGTCAAAGCCCATTGAATGTTACCATTCTGACTAGTCTCCTTTGCTTTGATAAATTATGGAATCCATTCTCAGTTAACTAACAAATACTGTTGAACAAATCCATTTGGAAGTAAAATTTGTCTTCATGGTAAGAACTGAATCTACTCTATACCCAAACCAGGATAGTCTATCCAGGCTCCCAAGCATATGGATAAAAGAAGAATATCATGGCTGGAATTTAACTGTTAGAAGATTGCACGGGTAAAAACTCAAATCTAGCCAAAAAAAGCTTGcgattcctttttctttttctttagggAAAAATCTTCTGATTAAGGTTTCTGAGTGAAATTTCCATACCAAAGCGGAGTTGAAAGGGACGTGTACTACGTTGTGAGGTTTTCAAGAGGAGACTCAGAATTGGATCCTAATGGCTCTTAATAACAGAAGTAAAGtttgttaatttaaatttcatattaccaagtattatatttttaaatacttcaaaattattaaaagaattaacaatgtgtgaatttttaattttacaaagtAAGCACATGTTATTGacaataaaattagaaaaagaaaatactaTTACGCATAATTTAAGGCTCCTTAATCTCttgtaaggaaaaaaaaaagagcaagtagattatttttcctttattttcaaTTCAGAGACTTAAATAATACAAGTCATGTGAACTGTCTTTTTTTAATCACTAAAAAACAGTTATTATAAAGAGGAGATACATTAAAAGGATATGACGTGTAATAAAATGATTcctaacaaaaataaataaaagagaactCACTCAACAACCATAGAAGCAACCTCCTCCGGATCCTCAACAGCATG
This genomic interval from Manihot esculenta cultivar AM560-2 chromosome 12, M.esculenta_v8, whole genome shotgun sequence contains the following:
- the LOC110628408 gene encoding LOW QUALITY PROTEIN: putative kinase-like protein TMKL1 (The sequence of the model RefSeq protein was modified relative to this genomic sequence to represent the inferred CDS: deleted 1 base in 1 codon) — encoded protein: FSYLISTRIEDSLSGSLPEPALPSSTCKNSSNKFSGNFPEFFNGFQGIKELDLYNNMFSGSIPQSLTSLNLEKLNLSHNNFSGMLPIFYEPKFGPEVFEGNDPSLFGLPLRSCSDSSRLISGAIAGFVIGLMTGVVVLASVLIGYMQNKKRKDKEDSEDDIEEGEDDENGGTGRGEGKLILFEGGEHLTLEDVLNATGQVTEKTSYGSVYKAKLADGGTIALRLLKEGSCKDRSSCLQVIKELEKSRHENLIPLRAFYRGIKGEKLLIYDHLPNRNLHDLLHEAGKPVLNWAKRRKIALAIARGLAHLHAGFETPITHGNVRSKNVVVDELFVDRLTEFVLDKLMVPAVADEIVALAKTDGYKAPELQRMKKCNSSTDVFAFGILLLEILIGKKPGKNGRNCDFVDFPSMVKVAVLEETTMQIFDVEILKGIKNPMEEGLIPALKLAMGCCAPVASVRPTMDEVVKQLEENRPRNRSALYSPAETRSENGTVSNEI
- the LOC110627704 gene encoding probable pectate lyase 20, translating into MAVSLRCFCIFSLMILVLFVNVKASTERSQLKSRLEEKQLLQSSKNSSMAVDRSGDAWNEHAVEDPEEVASMVVESIHNSTARRNLGFFSCVTGNPIDDCWRCDPNWQRNRKRLADCGIGFGRNAIGGRDGRYYVVTDPRDDDPVNPKPGTLRHAVIQDRPLWIVFKRDMVITLKQELIMNSFKTIDARGVNVHIANGACITIQFITNVIIHGLHIHDCKPTGNAMVRSSPTHYGWRTMADGDGISIFGSSHIWIDHNSLSNCADGLIDAIMGSTAITISNNYFTHHNEVMLLGHSDSYTRDKQMQVTIAYNHFGEGLIQRMPRCRHGYFHVVNNDYTHWEMYAIGGSAEPTINSQGNRYLAPNNGFAKEVTKRVETANGVWKHWNWRSEGDLMLNGAYFTPSGAGASASYARASSLGAKSSSMVGAITSSAGALFCRRGHQC